One genomic segment of Paenibacillus sp. FSL H8-0332 includes these proteins:
- a CDS encoding Lrp/AsnC family transcriptional regulator, which yields MDSIDKQILFHLQNQARISMTELGKNVGLSQPAVTERVKHMEESGVIKEYRTIISPEKIGKQAAAYILFHSRECHAFVDFCRAHPDVVECYRISGEHNYLLKVMSDSTQGLEEFGNQCDKYGNYTILIVMSSPIDHKNLLPSLEEVGENLLK from the coding sequence ATGGACTCTATTGATAAGCAAATTCTGTTCCATCTGCAAAATCAGGCGAGAATCTCTATGACAGAGCTGGGGAAGAACGTAGGTCTGTCTCAGCCAGCAGTAACGGAAAGAGTTAAGCATATGGAGGAAAGCGGGGTGATCAAGGAGTACCGGACGATTATCTCGCCGGAGAAGATCGGGAAGCAGGCGGCAGCTTATATCCTTTTCCACTCCAGAGAGTGTCATGCTTTTGTGGACTTCTGCCGTGCCCATCCCGATGTCGTAGAGTGCTACCGCATCAGCGGAGAACACAATTATCTGTTAAAAGTCATGTCCGACTCTACACAGGGTCTTGAGGAGTTTGGGAATCAGTGTGATAAATACGGGAATTATACGATTCTGATCGTTATGTCATCGCCAATAGATCATAAGAATCTCCTTCCTTCGCTGGAAGAAGTAGGTGAAAATCTGCTTAAATAG
- a CDS encoding MFS transporter, translating into MSSGTIASPQQSPTPPVPERLPWAGLIALAMTGFICILTETIPAGLLLQISTGLGVTEAMAGQLVTLYALGSLLAAIPLTTVTRGWRRRPLLLLCILGFLVFNTVTAVSSSYPLTLAARFFAGVCAGVLWGMIAGYARRMVPEQLKGRAMAIAMAGTPLALALGVPAGTFLGDLAGWRNIFGVLSLFALLLTLWILWKLPDYPGEAADKRLPLNKVFTSPGVRPILFVVLAWVLAHNILYTYIAPYLTQAGLSGRVDLVLLIFGITALLGIWLTGVWIDRHLRLLVLISLTAFALASVLLSLGSGKPVVIYLVAAVWGLTFGGAATLLQTAIATAGGESADVAQSMLVTAWNLAIGGGGIAGGILLETTGVVSFPWALFVLLALSVWIVRRSRTHGFPPGTEDIQRNK; encoded by the coding sequence ATGAGCAGCGGCACAATTGCTTCTCCGCAGCAAAGCCCCACTCCCCCTGTTCCAGAGCGTCTTCCCTGGGCTGGATTGATTGCTCTGGCAATGACCGGGTTTATCTGTATTCTGACGGAGACGATTCCCGCCGGGCTCCTCCTTCAGATCAGTACGGGTCTTGGAGTAACGGAGGCCATGGCAGGTCAGCTTGTTACCCTCTATGCCCTGGGCTCGTTACTCGCCGCCATTCCATTGACCACAGTAACACGCGGCTGGAGGCGGAGACCTCTGCTGTTACTATGCATCCTTGGCTTCCTCGTATTCAATACCGTTACTGCCGTATCTTCGAGTTATCCTCTGACCCTTGCGGCCCGTTTCTTCGCGGGTGTGTGCGCGGGTGTCCTGTGGGGAATGATCGCAGGCTATGCACGGCGCATGGTACCGGAGCAGCTTAAGGGACGGGCAATGGCTATTGCAATGGCGGGAACACCGCTGGCCCTGGCGCTCGGAGTCCCTGCCGGAACATTCTTGGGTGACCTTGCAGGCTGGCGTAATATTTTTGGAGTCTTGTCGCTGTTCGCTCTGCTGCTAACCCTTTGGATACTCTGGAAGCTGCCGGACTATCCGGGAGAAGCTGCGGATAAGCGTCTCCCGCTAAATAAGGTGTTTACAAGCCCCGGAGTGCGGCCGATCCTGTTTGTCGTGCTGGCCTGGGTACTGGCCCACAATATCCTGTACACCTATATAGCACCGTACCTTACTCAGGCTGGACTATCCGGGCGCGTGGATCTGGTGCTTCTTATTTTCGGGATTACAGCGCTTCTTGGCATCTGGTTAACAGGCGTGTGGATTGATCGTCATCTGAGGCTGCTGGTTCTGATTAGCCTGACTGCATTTGCGCTGGCATCTGTTCTGCTCAGCCTTGGAAGCGGCAAGCCTGTTGTAATCTATCTAGTAGCTGCTGTATGGGGCTTAACGTTCGGGGGAGCAGCCACGCTGCTGCAAACAGCCATTGCTACAGCTGGCGGAGAGAGTGCAGATGTAGCGCAATCCATGCTTGTAACCGCATGGAATCTGGCCATTGGCGGAGGCGGTATAGCCGGTGGAATTCTTCTCGAAACAACGGGCGTTGTATCCTTCCCATGGGCGTTGTTTGTCTTGCTGGCCCTTTCGGTATGGATAGTCCGGCGCAGCAGAACGCATGGATTCCCTCCCGGAACTGAGGATATCCAGCGCAATAAATAA
- a CDS encoding Imm51 family immunity protein → MDEALLEQVKRWHDEDEYQQIVDRILEIPPDARDYECIGQLGRAYNNLGEYGEALDHLLRISKEGGDDPLWQFRIGYSYYHLKQYEQAIHAFERAEALEPGDGDTARMLEWSREGARREIREQARRTEELEALKVNREGGGRDLGAFLDYCADFWEDSDYALKEYVSPLPSDELIASVEQELGYKLPASYISMMKQHNGGIPLNTCFPVNEPTSWSEDHVAISGIAGIGRDKSYSLCGELGSRFMIEEWGYPDIGVVFGDCPSAGHDVIMLDYRHCGPEGEPEVIHVDQESNYEITFLAPDYETFIRGLVNEEVYDTSEEDKQEDLQKVASAPFSPLLQELCDKVTEVDGIEGIIRKICTAIVEEKGHFSLHADERSTLMYDLQFWLYTSAYPNTSRDQYLEVYSKMIAFGGEFSTGGYAPGFISDWLDDQVRQGMIVETEGALRFTDEAKEQLLKKLKQAEIADAVDLKPFIIVEQDNGKSVILNAGSYKAEVFAAREEEGFEGNGYDWGSLAAVFLVEKMPEMAGIIHFDPEAGMFCAYSSDGDALVAFAAAFKQACEDDALIRDLFSRAELD, encoded by the coding sequence ATGGATGAGGCGTTGCTGGAACAGGTGAAGCGTTGGCATGATGAAGATGAATATCAGCAGATTGTTGACCGTATTCTGGAGATTCCGCCGGATGCAAGAGATTATGAGTGTATCGGCCAATTAGGCAGAGCTTACAATAACCTGGGTGAATACGGGGAGGCGCTGGACCACCTGCTCAGGATCTCCAAGGAGGGCGGGGATGATCCGCTGTGGCAATTCCGCATAGGGTATTCCTACTATCACCTGAAGCAGTATGAGCAGGCTATTCATGCGTTTGAACGTGCGGAGGCGCTGGAGCCGGGAGACGGGGATACTGCGAGAATGCTGGAGTGGAGCCGGGAAGGCGCACGGCGTGAGATAAGAGAGCAGGCAAGACGCACCGAAGAGCTGGAGGCCTTGAAGGTGAATAGAGAGGGTGGCGGTAGAGACCTTGGTGCATTCCTCGACTACTGCGCGGATTTCTGGGAGGACAGTGATTATGCCTTGAAGGAGTATGTGTCCCCGCTGCCCAGTGACGAGCTGATTGCCTCTGTGGAGCAGGAACTGGGTTATAAGCTGCCGGCCTCTTACATCTCCATGATGAAGCAGCATAACGGCGGGATTCCGCTCAATACGTGTTTTCCGGTGAATGAACCCACTTCCTGGTCTGAAGATCATGTTGCAATATCCGGAATTGCCGGGATCGGCCGTGACAAAAGCTATTCCCTCTGCGGGGAGCTGGGCAGCCGCTTCATGATTGAGGAGTGGGGCTACCCCGATATCGGCGTGGTTTTCGGTGACTGTCCTTCCGCAGGACATGATGTCATTATGCTGGATTACCGTCACTGCGGCCCGGAAGGGGAACCTGAGGTGATTCATGTGGACCAGGAGAGCAACTATGAGATTACGTTCCTGGCCCCGGACTATGAGACCTTCATTCGCGGGCTGGTGAACGAGGAGGTCTATGATACCTCGGAGGAGGATAAGCAGGAGGATCTGCAGAAGGTAGCGTCCGCGCCGTTCTCTCCGCTGCTTCAGGAGCTGTGCGATAAGGTTACGGAAGTGGACGGTATAGAAGGGATTATCCGCAAGATCTGCACCGCCATCGTAGAGGAGAAGGGCCATTTCTCTCTTCACGCGGACGAACGCTCCACCTTGATGTATGATCTCCAGTTCTGGCTCTATACCAGCGCTTACCCGAATACGAGCCGTGACCAGTATCTTGAGGTGTATTCCAAAATGATCGCGTTCGGCGGTGAATTCAGCACAGGCGGATATGCCCCGGGCTTCATCTCGGACTGGCTGGATGATCAGGTCCGGCAGGGAATGATCGTGGAGACGGAGGGGGCGCTCCGGTTCACGGATGAGGCGAAGGAACAATTGCTGAAGAAGCTGAAGCAGGCAGAAATAGCGGATGCTGTGGACCTGAAGCCTTTCATTATAGTAGAGCAGGATAACGGGAAGTCGGTAATCCTGAACGCCGGCAGCTACAAGGCCGAGGTTTTTGCAGCGCGGGAAGAGGAAGGCTTCGAGGGCAACGGGTATGATTGGGGCTCGCTGGCAGCGGTATTCTTGGTGGAAAAGATGCCTGAGATGGCAGGCATAATCCACTTTGACCCGGAGGCGGGTATGTTCTGCGCCTATTCTTCCGACGGTGATGCACTTGTCGCCTTCGCGGCTGCCTTCAAGCAGGCTTGTGAGGATGACGCGCTCATCCGCGATCTGTTCTCACGTGCGGAGCTGGATTAG
- a CDS encoding SRPBCC domain-containing protein translates to MSGTMISRVEGLELVLERVFNAPRELVFKVFSEAEHLKQWWGPRGWIVPFCTVDFRPGGIWHYCMKCVDEKQGEFFGMESWGKGVYHEIVDGERFDYTDYFSDAEGNETEGMPSTLVSMRFEEVEGGTKLVSRSKYDSEEALKTVMDMGMEQGITETWDRLEEHLQSIQ, encoded by the coding sequence ATGTCTGGCACAATGATTTCCCGGGTAGAAGGTCTTGAGCTGGTTCTGGAACGTGTATTCAATGCCCCGCGTGAGCTGGTATTCAAAGTATTCTCTGAGGCAGAGCATCTGAAGCAGTGGTGGGGCCCGCGCGGCTGGATTGTTCCCTTCTGCACTGTTGATTTTCGTCCGGGCGGCATCTGGCATTATTGTATGAAGTGTGTGGATGAGAAGCAGGGGGAATTCTTCGGAATGGAATCCTGGGGCAAGGGCGTCTACCATGAGATTGTCGATGGCGAGAGATTCGACTATACCGATTACTTCTCCGATGCCGAAGGCAATGAGACGGAAGGGATGCCGTCCACACTGGTCAGTATGAGGTTCGAAGAGGTTGAGGGCGGGACGAAGCTGGTCAGCCGGTCGAAGTATGATTCGGAGGAAGCGCTTAAGACGGTCATGGATATGGGGATGGAGCAAGGGATCACCGAAACCTGGGACCGGCTCGAAGAGCACCTGCAATCCATTCAGTAA
- a CDS encoding serine hydrolase domain-containing protein produces MLYSNTMNPNRLPERINKVIDKTLTDKRLAGVVIKVALDGQLIYSRAAGYASRELDQPMREDALFRLASVSKPYTSTAALILVAQGRLKLDDRVDRWLPGFQPRLENGETPAMTVRHLMTHTAGLTYRFFQEEGGSYEQAGVSDGMDQSGITLEENLKRLASVPLLYHPGTQWRYSIATDVLGAVIANVSGKTLSETVRSLITRPLDLTDTSFVAVDPQRLASAYADDVPGLRLMENPDRLAFVEGTAGFHLAPDRALDSTAYPSGGAGMVGSAGDFLQLLETLRKGGAPLLPESLVREMTANQIGDLPMPFWPGRGFGLGMTVLKDPVAANTAESLGTWRMGGTYGHSWFVDVKQRLSVVAFTNTALEGMSGPFTVDLCNAIYGRLDPS; encoded by the coding sequence ATGCTCTATTCGAACACCATGAACCCTAACCGTCTCCCGGAACGCATCAACAAGGTCATTGACAAGACATTAACAGACAAGCGCCTGGCAGGTGTTGTCATAAAGGTAGCATTAGACGGGCAGCTCATCTATAGCCGTGCTGCTGGTTATGCGAGCCGCGAGCTAGACCAGCCTATGCGGGAGGACGCCTTGTTCCGGCTCGCCTCGGTATCCAAACCGTATACTTCTACGGCTGCTCTGATTCTGGTGGCCCAAGGACGCCTGAAGCTGGATGACCGTGTAGACCGGTGGCTGCCGGGCTTTCAGCCACGGCTTGAGAACGGAGAGACTCCAGCAATGACAGTCCGTCACTTAATGACACATACCGCCGGTCTGACCTACCGCTTCTTTCAGGAAGAAGGCGGTTCCTATGAGCAGGCTGGCGTATCCGATGGCATGGATCAGTCCGGTATCACGCTTGAAGAGAACCTGAAGCGGCTCGCGTCTGTTCCGCTTCTCTATCATCCTGGCACCCAGTGGAGATATTCTATCGCAACAGATGTGCTGGGAGCAGTGATTGCTAACGTTAGCGGAAAGACGCTCAGTGAAACGGTCCGCTCACTTATTACTCGCCCCCTCGATCTGACGGATACCAGCTTCGTTGCCGTGGACCCGCAGCGCCTGGCCTCAGCTTATGCCGATGATGTTCCCGGACTGCGGCTAATGGAGAATCCGGACAGATTGGCCTTTGTAGAAGGAACGGCAGGCTTCCACCTTGCCCCGGACCGGGCGTTAGACAGCACTGCCTATCCATCCGGGGGAGCCGGGATGGTCGGCAGTGCGGGAGACTTCCTGCAGCTGCTGGAGACGTTGCGCAAAGGCGGTGCGCCGCTATTGCCGGAGTCTCTGGTCCGCGAAATGACGGCCAACCAGATTGGCGATCTGCCCATGCCCTTCTGGCCGGGACGGGGTTTCGGCCTCGGGATGACCGTCCTTAAAGATCCTGTTGCCGCCAACACTGCGGAGTCCCTTGGCACTTGGCGCATGGGCGGCACCTATGGCCATTCGTGGTTCGTCGATGTCAAGCAGCGGCTAAGCGTGGTAGCCTTCACCAATACCGCACTGGAGGGCATGTCGGGTCCGTTCACGGTTGACCTGTGCAATGCCATCTACGGCAGATTGGACCCGTCATGA
- a CDS encoding DNA-binding protein, whose translation MRPSILKLLNPDIIVEMLEMAYRLEDWDKMLNTAGILYSFAQCIYEERQYHKAKGLPVPLVDTQRPLVYYFGFSHLMQGIAYQKQQKYDEARETIYCYAELGWMEELGGEGEEIAEEFRYLARANLYIVEILSGRMEFLEGYTQFLQDNPEELLPGLGTIVQAAVHYRLDVDDLLHRFAEQSAGFGDYEDADNLSHYFSYCYHLALYHRRAGRLQEGLDWTMQSLRLAHQSRHDGNFKRCLALFEALREGLTDEQAGGYHGLLQECLGQIV comes from the coding sequence ATGCGCCCTTCCATTCTGAAATTACTTAATCCGGACATTATCGTTGAAATGCTGGAAATGGCATACCGCTTAGAGGATTGGGACAAGATGCTGAACACGGCGGGTATTCTTTACAGTTTCGCGCAGTGTATCTATGAGGAGCGGCAGTATCACAAGGCTAAAGGGCTTCCGGTACCACTTGTGGATACGCAGCGTCCGCTTGTGTATTACTTCGGGTTCAGTCATCTGATGCAGGGCATTGCCTATCAGAAACAGCAGAAGTATGACGAGGCAAGAGAGACGATATACTGCTATGCCGAGCTTGGCTGGATGGAGGAGTTAGGGGGAGAAGGGGAGGAGATTGCCGAGGAATTCAGGTATTTGGCCCGTGCCAACCTGTATATCGTGGAGATTTTGTCCGGCAGGATGGAGTTTCTGGAGGGGTATACCCAGTTCTTGCAGGATAATCCTGAAGAGCTGTTGCCGGGATTAGGGACTATTGTGCAGGCTGCGGTGCATTATAGGCTGGATGTGGACGATCTGCTGCATAGGTTCGCGGAGCAGAGTGCCGGATTTGGGGACTATGAAGATGCAGATAATCTCTCGCATTATTTCAGCTATTGTTATCATTTGGCTCTATATCATAGACGGGCAGGCAGACTGCAGGAGGGGCTGGACTGGACAATGCAATCTTTAAGGCTGGCCCACCAGTCCAGGCATGACGGGAATTTCAAGCGCTGTCTGGCGTTGTTCGAAGCACTGCGGGAAGGGCTGACAGACGAACAGGCCGGGGGATATCATGGATTGTTACAGGAGTGCCTTGGTCAAATTGTTTGA
- a CDS encoding helix-turn-helix transcriptional regulator — protein sequence MKDREILKLVGARIRILRKEKGFSQESLGEKGGFHFSYIGQIERGEKNVSLLNLSKIAETLGVNLIQLFAYVEEKMEFTEQENNIQEIVEMLRESNSDKVLLAKNVLREILKGGSSI from the coding sequence GTGAAAGACAGAGAAATACTCAAGCTTGTGGGGGCGAGAATACGGATTCTTCGCAAGGAAAAGGGGTTTTCGCAGGAATCCCTTGGGGAGAAGGGTGGATTTCATTTTTCCTATATAGGGCAAATCGAACGGGGCGAAAAGAATGTATCGCTATTGAATTTATCCAAAATTGCTGAGACCTTAGGCGTTAATCTGATTCAGCTCTTTGCTTATGTAGAGGAAAAAATGGAGTTCACTGAACAGGAGAATAACATTCAAGAAATTGTGGAGATGCTTCGTGAGTCCAACAGCGATAAGGTTCTGTTAGCTAAAAATGTGTTGAGAGAAATTTTAAAGGGGGGTTCTTCTATATAA
- a CDS encoding SDR family oxidoreductase, producing MNIKGKWSLITGASSGIGEQFARQLAKEGSHLVLVARTKSKLEALAAELTRSHGVQCRVIPLDLSLEGAAGELYRQCQQLGLSIDLLVNNAGFATHGLFEEISGERQHEEVMLNVTAVVDMTHLFLPGMLHRGAGAVINVSSTAGFQPLPYMAVYGATKAFVLSFTDALWWENRNRGVQFFALCPGSTETNFFNVVGTEDASVGGAKDSPERVVALTLRAMARGKQYVVPGLRNYLSAQITRFMTRRQGLRLVGGMLRPTHSKEDL from the coding sequence ATGAATATTAAAGGAAAATGGTCGTTGATCACCGGAGCCTCTTCGGGAATCGGGGAACAGTTCGCAAGACAGTTAGCCAAGGAAGGCAGTCATCTGGTGCTGGTAGCTAGAACCAAAAGCAAACTTGAGGCGCTCGCCGCCGAGTTAACGCGCAGCCATGGAGTCCAGTGCCGGGTTATTCCCCTGGATCTATCGCTCGAAGGCGCTGCCGGAGAGCTGTACCGTCAATGCCAGCAGCTTGGCCTGAGTATAGATCTGCTGGTTAACAATGCGGGCTTTGCCACCCACGGCCTGTTCGAGGAGATCTCCGGCGAACGCCAGCATGAAGAAGTGATGCTCAACGTCACTGCTGTAGTCGATATGACTCATTTATTCCTTCCCGGCATGCTCCACAGAGGGGCGGGCGCGGTGATCAATGTATCTTCTACCGCAGGCTTTCAGCCGCTGCCTTATATGGCCGTCTACGGGGCGACCAAGGCCTTCGTCTTGTCCTTTACCGACGCGCTGTGGTGGGAGAATCGTAATCGCGGCGTCCAATTCTTCGCCCTGTGTCCAGGCTCCACGGAGACTAATTTCTTCAACGTGGTGGGTACAGAGGACGCCTCTGTCGGCGGCGCGAAGGATTCGCCGGAGCGGGTAGTAGCCCTTACCCTGCGCGCTATGGCCAGAGGGAAACAGTACGTTGTTCCGGGACTCCGCAACTACCTGAGTGCCCAGATTACCCGGTTCATGACCCGCAGACAAGGTCTGCGGCTGGTTGGCGGTATGCTTCGCCCCACACACTCTAAGGAGGATCTATAA
- a CDS encoding SMP-30/gluconolactonase/LRE family protein translates to MSTVTNPRKRSTGQHIRRWSLVLLGVIVLGIAGFLLMPAPVEPAVWSAPAAPSFETEGPWKENTKLSSAELVTDRAKFPEFITFDAAGRLYTGDSDGTIYRVAFDAEGKAQPAEVFADTQGTPNGLKFDADGNLIVADIQKGLLSIDKDGKIEVLATEVDGGPIYLANELDIAQDGSIYFSDTSNYGKVMFKEIAENKPHGRLLKYDPQTKQTTVLLKDLYFANGVALSADEDFVLVAESYHYQLTRYWLKGPKQGTSDIFAENLAGFPDNITRDAQGHFWVGVFTTRLAFADYMHSHPWVAATMSKVPQSLLNGASAPVKHGLVAEYGPEGELVNSWHDPEGSLYGITTAVSHGEYLYLGTAPGGSQGVHRVLLKP, encoded by the coding sequence ATGTCCACAGTAACCAATCCACGTAAACGTTCCACCGGTCAACACATCCGCAGATGGAGCTTGGTCCTGCTCGGGGTCATTGTGCTGGGAATAGCCGGATTCCTGCTGATGCCTGCCCCGGTGGAGCCCGCTGTATGGTCTGCACCTGCCGCCCCTTCTTTTGAGACGGAGGGTCCCTGGAAAGAGAACACTAAGCTTAGCTCCGCAGAGCTTGTGACAGACCGCGCGAAGTTCCCGGAATTTATCACTTTTGATGCTGCGGGGCGGCTGTATACAGGCGACTCTGACGGCACAATCTACCGGGTGGCCTTCGATGCGGAAGGCAAGGCGCAGCCGGCAGAAGTGTTCGCCGATACCCAGGGAACACCTAACGGGCTGAAATTCGATGCGGACGGAAATTTGATTGTGGCGGATATTCAGAAGGGGCTGCTGTCGATTGACAAGGATGGAAAGATTGAAGTGTTGGCCACTGAAGTAGATGGAGGACCGATCTATCTGGCGAATGAGCTGGACATCGCGCAAGACGGATCCATCTATTTCTCCGATACCTCTAACTATGGCAAGGTCATGTTCAAAGAGATCGCCGAGAACAAACCGCATGGACGATTGTTGAAATATGATCCGCAGACCAAGCAGACAACCGTTCTGCTGAAGGATTTGTATTTTGCCAACGGAGTCGCATTGTCTGCCGATGAAGATTTCGTGCTTGTTGCTGAATCGTACCATTACCAGCTGACCCGGTATTGGCTGAAGGGGCCCAAGCAAGGCACCTCTGATATTTTTGCGGAGAATCTGGCAGGGTTCCCGGACAATATCACCCGGGATGCTCAGGGACACTTCTGGGTAGGGGTATTCACGACCCGTCTGGCTTTTGCCGATTACATGCATAGTCACCCCTGGGTAGCAGCAACGATGTCCAAAGTTCCGCAGTCCCTGTTGAATGGAGCAAGTGCCCCGGTGAAGCACGGACTAGTCGCAGAATACGGACCCGAAGGAGAGCTGGTGAACAGCTGGCATGATCCGGAAGGAAGCTTGTATGGCATCACCACTGCCGTAAGCCACGGGGAGTACTTATATCTCGGAACCGCACCAGGCGGCAGCCAGGGAGTTCACCGGGTGCTTTTGAAGCCGTAA
- a CDS encoding helix-turn-helix transcriptional regulator, whose translation MTDLRNAVGDRIRAIRKAKGLTQQQLAELSNLDDAYIGAVERGERNFSIDTLEKIVAALNIQPLELFQNMDDLNEVEAAQRGAIDEYAVVVSELSVKQISTLNKIVREVRRAFED comes from the coding sequence ATGACAGACTTACGGAATGCAGTCGGAGACAGAATTCGGGCAATAAGAAAAGCAAAAGGGCTTACCCAACAACAGCTAGCGGAATTATCCAACTTGGATGATGCATACATAGGAGCCGTAGAACGCGGTGAACGGAATTTTTCGATTGATACACTGGAGAAGATAGTTGCCGCTTTGAACATTCAGCCGTTGGAATTGTTTCAAAATATGGATGATCTTAATGAGGTCGAAGCCGCGCAGCGGGGAGCCATTGATGAATATGCAGTCGTGGTTAGTGAGTTAAGCGTTAAGCAAATAAGTACTTTGAATAAGATTGTCAGAGAGGTACGGAGAGCTTTTGAGGATTAA
- a CDS encoding RidA family protein, producing the protein MGEIIRHDVNEEYAYSGFVEAGDFVFLNFCVGNVGGTVEEQVEGALNHMSDRLGQVGLKLADVVKVDIMLRDVWDIPVMEEVFKRRFQGNYPARKTISTEFAHVGGPGGLKVQIDGVAYRSRA; encoded by the coding sequence ATGGGCGAAATCATTAGACATGATGTGAACGAGGAGTATGCGTACTCGGGGTTTGTGGAAGCGGGGGATTTTGTTTTCCTAAACTTCTGTGTGGGCAATGTGGGCGGAACAGTGGAAGAGCAGGTGGAAGGTGCACTGAATCATATGAGTGATCGTCTGGGACAGGTGGGTCTTAAGCTTGCGGATGTGGTGAAGGTCGATATTATGCTGCGGGATGTGTGGGATATTCCAGTCATGGAAGAGGTGTTCAAGCGCAGATTCCAGGGCAACTATCCGGCACGGAAAACCATCTCTACCGAATTTGCGCATGTTGGCGGCCCGGGTGGACTGAAGGTCCAGATCGACGGTGTGGCGTATCGTTCACGCGCATAG
- a CDS encoding copper amine oxidase N-terminal domain-containing protein yields the protein MMRKLLLGSSVILCAALLAPVAHTASAAGPTPKGTQVVVNNNDLDTKDILNKNNQVFFSLTSLQSLGGLTFAWNNTTKQVTVKGSGTSLQLTINNRTALKNGASVSLSAAPFIHNGKTMIPLRFVAEALDGSVTWNPNTQTAFVSKPGAKLLADLKSSELSTARNAAINLPRVSQLTEDFEPSVETASLQYYFPAKTKDRFIEVNNNVIRYYQLTKNTAYLKWQALTGDKAGKQDNLYFINRSLTQENGSLPDFTATTFASFRWMPHITSTGYGLMNKENWNEVIYKEAEVPQPKLKENYIIVDIPEEQ from the coding sequence ATGATGAGGAAGTTACTCCTAGGTTCGTCTGTTATTCTATGTGCTGCGCTGCTGGCACCGGTAGCGCATACGGCATCCGCAGCGGGTCCGACTCCAAAAGGAACACAAGTAGTTGTGAATAATAACGATTTAGATACCAAAGATATTCTTAATAAGAACAATCAGGTGTTTTTTAGCCTGACTTCACTCCAAAGCTTGGGCGGGTTAACGTTTGCCTGGAATAATACGACTAAGCAGGTAACGGTGAAGGGGAGCGGCACCAGCCTGCAGTTGACCATAAATAATAGAACAGCACTGAAAAATGGAGCCTCTGTGTCCTTAAGCGCTGCTCCATTTATTCATAATGGAAAGACCATGATTCCTTTACGTTTTGTTGCCGAAGCTCTGGACGGTTCCGTAACTTGGAATCCCAACACCCAAACGGCATTTGTGTCAAAACCAGGCGCGAAATTGTTGGCTGATCTGAAGAGCAGCGAGTTAAGCACGGCAAGGAATGCTGCGATTAATCTTCCCAGAGTGTCACAGCTCACGGAGGACTTTGAACCCTCTGTGGAAACCGCCAGTCTCCAATATTATTTTCCGGCAAAGACCAAAGACCGGTTCATCGAGGTCAATAATAATGTAATTCGTTATTATCAATTGACGAAGAACACAGCTTACCTTAAGTGGCAAGCTCTCACTGGTGACAAGGCCGGCAAGCAAGATAACCTGTATTTCATCAACCGCTCCCTTACGCAGGAGAATGGTTCCTTACCGGATTTTACAGCTACGACCTTCGCAAGCTTTCGCTGGATGCCTCATATCACTTCCACGGGGTATGGTTTGATGAATAAGGAGAATTGGAATGAGGTTATTTATAAAGAAGCCGAAGTGCCTCAACCTAAGCTGAAGGAAAATTATATTATTGTGGATATTCCAGAGGAACAATAA
- a CDS encoding winged helix-turn-helix domain-containing protein, producing MDTTTFSALAEPTRLRMVEILKDGPMSVGDIAERLALRQPQASKHLRVLLEAGLVEVEAAANRRNYRLRTEPLEAMDAWLEAYRKLWNERFDNLDDYLRQLQSEDK from the coding sequence ATGGACACAACGACATTTAGCGCACTTGCTGAGCCTACCCGCCTGCGGATGGTTGAGATCCTGAAGGACGGGCCTATGAGCGTAGGCGATATCGCCGAGCGGCTCGCGCTCCGTCAGCCTCAGGCCTCGAAGCATTTGCGTGTGCTGCTGGAAGCCGGACTGGTTGAGGTGGAAGCGGCGGCTAACCGCCGGAACTACAGGCTGCGTACGGAGCCGCTGGAGGCTATGGATGCCTGGCTGGAAGCTTACCGCAAGCTGTGGAATGAACGCTTCGACAATCTGGATGACTATCTGCGGCAGCTGCAGTCCGAAGACAAATGA